A stretch of DNA from Mugil cephalus isolate CIBA_MC_2020 chromosome 12, CIBA_Mcephalus_1.1, whole genome shotgun sequence:
AAAATCAATAAATCAGATTATACTTTCTTGACAATATATGCCACAATTTACATGCATATGTAGCTTTAAACTATTTAAGTAATTGAAGTGTCAAAATAATCATCCAACTGAAGGTTCAGGACTATAAAGAGGGAACGCCGGAGGAGAAAACCTTCTACATTGAACTCTGGGATGTGGGAGGATCTGTTGGCAGCGCCAGCAGTGTCAAAAGCACAAGAGCAGTCTTCTACAATTCAGTTAATGGtaaagtatattttatattatcatCTTCTTGAAATCACAAGGTTTGatattcagacattttttgAATTCCTTTAGGAATTATATTGGTACATGATCTGACGAACAAGAAGTCCTCTCAGAACCTCTACCGCTGGTCACTAGAAGCTTTGAACAAGGACTCCTCTCCGACAGGCGTCATCGTGTCAAATGGGTGAGGAGACggtcatttctttgtttttcacagagGCCGGATGTTTACACACTGACGCAGCTGCCAATCCTTGATTTATAGACGAATTACTTAAAATGTTGCTTCTTTGGAAACTTTTCATCATGTTTCGGCTGCAGAGACTACGACAGGGAGCAGTTTGCTGAGAACCCAGTGCCTTTACTGCTGATTGGAACCAAGTTTGACCAAATTCCAGAAAACAAACGCAGTGAAGTACTCACCCGCACGGCTTTCCTGTCCGAAGACTTCAACGCAGAAGAGATCAATCTCGTAGGtcaacattttcacacaaatgcGAGCTCTCACCTTCAGCTCCTTGAAAactaatcttttattttataggacgtaacacaaaataataagcATAACTTGAACAGTAATAGTGAACTGTTTGTACTGGCTGACCAGATAAGATAATATTGTATCTAAGAAATATGAAAGAAAGTGTAAATTTAACAGTTGCTATAATCGGAATTATCAGGTTATTCAGTCTGGTTATTGTCTCTAAAAGACTCAAAGTAGAGCGTGGCCTTCTCTGATGTTAAAATCTCTGTCACTTAGCGTGACACGTTAGCGTCAAATGGCACAGTCTCACCAACCAGGTTTGTTTCACTGTTAAACAATGTGAGAGGTGATACTGTATGATAAGTCACACACTCAGAACATATAAGTCAGTTATcacctggttaaaaaaaaaaaaaaaaaaattgtttggtGGCtaaggtgtcattttgttttcccagGACTGTACCAACCCAAGATACCTCGCTGCAGGCACATCAAACGCAGTGAAACTTAGCAGGTTCTTTGACAAGGTGAGAAACCCGGGTTCAGTTTCACATTGTTTAGTCACGCCTCATGCCGAGAAAATGTCATATGTGGACAAGTGTCATTAACAATGGCCAGCATTTATAATGTATGTCTCAGTAAACTAGGAGACAACTTGAACTTTTTCAAGTTACTTAGTGCACATTAAGAAGTTTTTGGGAAATGggaaatggtcttgctcttatatagcgcttttttacctactcaaaggtactcaaagcgctttaacAGTCAGAGACATATTCCCCTATTCGCTCACGCAAGCGCATTTACACatcagtgccagttgcactgggagcctTCGTTTCaaggacaacccgctctacctactgagccaaagccGGCCCAACGGTTTAAACATTGAAGagtttgtttacatttacagaatATGTATTGTacataaacattttaactgAGAGAATTTTCTTCACAACATGAATTGAAATTTATGTCAATAgtcagaggaaattaaaaaaaaaaaatgttttgttgtgcagctttgggaataaataaatcatgtttaaaCATTGAACTGATATATTATATACGTATTAAAATAGGAATTAAGTAATTTCTCAATAAAAGAAGTGTAGTAAATGGAAGCTAAACCGACCGGTGCATAAAAATGCTTTTACTTGTTTCTATCCTTAAATCATATGGCTCTGTAGAAATGGGAAGTGCCCTGACATCACTTTGTTGTGAAGGAATTTAATGCcaaccacattttaaaataattaactcTATCAAGAGAATATCTCCCAAAATGAGTATTCCCAAAATGATGTTACTTCTTTcagtgtacatactgtatgtgagtTGTGTGTTAAGACGTCTTAATGCTCCTCACAGGTCATAGAGAAGAGGTATTTCACAAGAGATCCGAGTCAGGTGAGAGTTGcacagtttattgttatttattattagttttaacAAAAATTACGATGAATAAATTCCCTGTTGTTCCGCACTGTATTGTTCTGCTGAAGAAATTCTCACTTCTAAGTGAAAACGTAGTCTTGACTGACATAGattaaattgtaaatgtaaGGGGAACTATTCCTTTCActgcaccttttctttttttcttcttctgcagatgACTGgtttcacagacagaaaacgGTTCAACTTCAAAAGTCTGCACTATGACTGACGGTGGTCTGCGGTGTGATCACAGCTGCGGGATTTTATGCGACGAGTCAGCCGTCACGCTCACTCAACACCCCACCCACCTCTTGTGTCTCACTTGTGTATACTGCAgctaataacaataatcatgTAAATAGCAGGAAATTTGCAGTAAAGtgcattttttcaaaaaatttcCAAATCTAAtacaattcatttttcatttctgtacTAAGCCACATGATTTAATGAGCTCATGAAGAGAAGGCAGAATAAATCAACTTTTAGTTCTTCATCGTTTCATTAATCCAGGCAGAGTAGAAATTAACTTTTGTGAAGACATGGGGGTACTTTGGATTATCACACTCATTTATCCTTGTAAAAGCTGTTAAACCTTGAACCTTATTGTTGCAGAGGATTGGTCCACCAGAATCACCCTAGGAAAAAGGCAAGAGAAACACTTAGTCTGTGAAAATACTTTCATCAATAaaagtatacacacacacatatatatatatattattcagtGACTGGTTGCATATTTGTTGGTTTAGTAGATAGATTAAGTAGTCTGAAAAGACTTGTTCCTCGTGAATACAGTTTTCTTGTTAGCAgcattgttgttgtattaaatGGCTATTTGTTGGTTTGCTCAAACATTGTGTAATTACCTGGCAAACGCCTCCCTTTTTGCCAAATGTGGTGCAAATCATTCGTGCAGAAGTGaaatatttttgccatatcttATTGCACTCAGAGGGGAACTGAATCGTCTCCGTGGCTTCCTTCAGAACAGGTGAGGCAGACTCATTGGGTCCAGTTTTACCCCAGCCggcaacaacacatttgatctTCGCTGGgattttcccatttttctttgGTAGTCCGATGGTTTTCACGTACTTATTCAGTGTTGCATTGTTTTCCAACTGTGAAGGAGAAGTGGAAATCACAGCAGTTAACATTTGCtccatttgtcattttcttgtgTAAGGCTTATGTGTATTTAATTCATCTTTAAGGATGCTGAGCTTTCGGTTTAAATGGTTTACACCCTCATTTCCTCTGCGCTTCAGTGCAAAAGTGTGAAATCACACAGTGCAGCTTCAACTCCAAGGCTTGAGAAAATGAAACTTAAGTGTTCACATTAACCCCAATGCACACAGATTATTGTTTACCTTCAGTAACATAATGTCATAGTCGATTGTTCCATCGAATTTTTGATATGGATAGTACTTGGCCACTTTGATATGTTGCtgacttttctctttcttagtTACGTCATGTGCTCCGAGTACCACTGTCATGGTTTgagagctgacaaaaaaaaaagggaacaaattAGGAATTTTTTACATAACGAATACAATGTGCCAGTCATTTGAAATGTATATTCGCAAATTCAGTTTCAGTAAATTGAGATTACATCACAGACCAAAAAATGAAGTCATTTGAAAAATATTACAGTCCAAAACATTGTTAGGCTTTGATTCTGCTTGAACGCAAAATAAACTCACTCTTGGCAGTGCGCTGCAGTGAGAACGAAGTCCTCCCGAATAAGGATCCCACCACATGAATGTTTTCCTTGGTACTGGAGTGAAGCCATGTAGGGTCTAGAATGAGGCTTTGTAACTTTACCACCTACTATGCCACTCTCAGAAGCCCCTAAAAATGAGAAGGTAAAACCAGCGCATTAATTCAAAACAGTCCCCATTTCCTCCTGATGAATTTTCAAAAGCATAGCATACGTTAAaccaaaatgaagaaaaagtaaaatcttCTCTGGTCTTAAAAGAAACCTCATCTCTTACCAGCGAGAGTGACCATCAAAAGGACGTATAGGATGCAGCACGCGTGGATCATGGTGGCACAGAGACAAAGGACggactgtgtgtgtctttacaGAGCCCCCCCTCTGCCTTTTGTAGTTGGCTCTCCAGCTCCCACTACGGAAACCTTGAGGGCAGGTGTTAAAGACACCAGCTGCACAGGCAGGTCTTGAAATGACACTTCGGTTACTGCTGCGTGTAGACGGCACCACTTGAACACACACTTGAATGTGTCATCAATCTTGCAGATGGCAGCTTTTTCATAAACTCTTAATACAAGAACTCCTAAACGCGGAAAGAATACAGCAGCACAAATGGTTTCATAAGGTGGTTTTCAGGCCACATGCAGTGGATGTTACTATTTGCTATCTACCGTAGAGAGGCACATTTATAACCCACTATGGTCTGTGGTGCACTGACCTCCTTTACCATTGGCATGGTGACTGACATGTGTGATTGTACAGATTCagagtttgaagttaacctttGTGGTATTACTGTTTTGGGACATTGAAGTCAGCATTGACCGATGATAGAGACAGCATCGACATTTGGGCAGCCGTCTGCTTTCTTTTCAGGGCTTATCACCCAAGGAGGAGCAAGAGTCGTGGTGGTAACACAAGAGGACGGTGCCCCATCATACAGTGTCCTAGACCTGGGAGGTAGACTCCACTTCCACATGGCCACTTTGAAGAtgccagtggttttattttggtgtGAATTCATATCTttgttctttattctttattaggATCCGCGTTAGCTTCCAGAAAGTGGAAgctaaagcaacaaaaacaaaggttaAAAATTGTACTATACAGTATAACTAAAACagttaacaaataaaacataatagtCAACAAATGAGCGAAGTCACTCAGTATAAATGAAACCACAATAACCAATATAGTCAATAtagaaaatacacaatataaatgataacggtatgcatgtgacgtcacagcaagcgaaaTCTCCATGGTTACGTCCACtcagtggcaaaaagtgacattaaaattaattaaaaatgcgaagagctgttgtgtgtgttgttgaaaaGCAatcacagatatatttttacagatatgcccgactgccaaagaaaacagaagaaatgtttTGCCGCATTACAAGGA
This window harbors:
- the rabl3 gene encoding rab-like protein 3, with translation MASLDRVKVLVLGDSGVGKSSLVHLLCQNQVLGNPSWTVGCSVDVRVQDYKEGTPEEKTFYIELWDVGGSVGSASSVKSTRAVFYNSVNGIILVHDLTNKKSSQNLYRWSLEALNKDSSPTGVIVSNGDYDREQFAENPVPLLLIGTKFDQIPENKRSEVLTRTAFLSEDFNAEEINLDCTNPRYLAAGTSNAVKLSRFFDKVIEKRYFTRDPSQMTGFTDRKRFNFKSLHYD
- the LOC125018283 gene encoding granzyme B-like — translated: MIHACCILYVLLMVTLAGASESGIVGGKVTKPHSRPYMASLQYQGKHSCGGILIREDFVLTAAHCQDSQTMTVVLGAHDVTKKEKSQQHIKVAKYYPYQKFDGTIDYDIMLLKLENNATLNKYVKTIGLPKKNGKIPAKIKCVVAGWGKTGPNESASPVLKEATETIQFPSECNKIWQKYFTSARMICTTFGKKGGVCQGDSGGPILCNNKVQGLTAFTRINECDNPKYPHVFTKVNFYSAWINETMKN